In the genome of Arachis hypogaea cultivar Tifrunner chromosome 9, arahy.Tifrunner.gnm2.J5K5, whole genome shotgun sequence, the window tttgaaatccttcaataaaacttatagtaaaataaagattttgagaaaaatcattttgtattgattttaagaattcggtgtcattacaattgacattagttaaaatcattaatttttgatctattaattttgataacttaattatttcttctcttaaatcttctaatttacttttttccattaggtgacgcttttctttgtgaaaggTTACACTTTTAACTTAAAAGTGTAACCTTAGCCACCACTAGTTACCATAGCCATAGCCACCAGAGACTTGGTTATATAAATATTCAATTTCACGGAATTGGTCATATTTGTAGAATTTTTATAatggataaattaattttaaaatttaattttgatatacttcgattaaaatattttatataatattgttCATAAGttatattgttttttttattattaatttttagaatttctttACGTAACTAATGCATGTATTAAACTGTTTTATATtgatagtatattaaaattattttctaatttttaataataaaaaactaataagtCTATGATTTACTTTTTAAGTATCGGATAGACATATTAGTGTGTAATAATTAGTATAAcaaaaaaaagtataggtaaacaataaaaatattaaacaatatgaataatggATATATCGAGTATTTAATTCAATAGGTGTATGgattgttattttaatattaagatttaggtgagtaATTTAGAGTGTAGTGTGCTTTACTTGAATTGGGCCAATTTTAAGATCCGTTGTTTACGTTATTCAAGAAAGTCATTGGTTATCTAATATAAacctaacaaaaaatatattaattttttttatgtctttaaaattttagataatttagcattcattaattgttgcaacaattaataaatgctaaataaagcaagttatagctgtttttggctgattttgtTTGGCTACCAAACATTTCcgttttttaaaatattacaacccaatttgtcatttttttattaaatactaACATATCAAATGTTTAAAAAGATTAAAGATTAACCAATTTTTCGTtaggtatttatttatttatgcaaaaTTTTATAAGGAATACATTTTAAGAGTTTACCATCGCGAATAAATACTATATTTCTAAAgtagtttatttttttcctcttttaataattactttttttttatttcaataaagtGTTAAACTTATGTcactgtttttatgaaaaacaaagTTGCTTATCACTTGTCTAATAACTTATTAATTAGTTATATAAATCATCGCATATAATTAGCACTGAAGGAATTTTTGTAGTTAAAAAGTGGcaactaataaagaaaatcataCTTTTATCTGATCTTCATGGTGTTTGAGAATCTTAGCAGCACCAAGAAGCATAGCAGTGTGAGCATCATGGGCACATGCATGCATCTTTCCATCTACTTTACTCTTGTGCTCCCACTCCACCATTTCCTAATTTTGGATATATAGCAACAAGATCAGTGACACTTAACATTCATCAGATCAACACTAATATattcaattaaatattttttaattatatattattttaattcctgaacaagaaaaatgcttaaatatatacatataataatatttgATTGGATTGTCTAGATTTTCATCTTAGCTTGAACCCAACCACATGAAAAATACTCAAATAAAGGAGAAGAAATTAGAGGCGTCTCCTTAGCTAATAGAATCAAATATTGCATaggaacaaataataataataataataataaaatgacaatatttcatgaaaaaaattgaatattcacaattttacattatccaaatataagatgaTAACTTATTATTTGTAATTACTAATATATTAGTAACCTGGATTGGGAGACCATCAATATCAGCTCTTATAGCAACAAAAGGAGGTTTTCGAGTTCCAATGTATCCAATAACACCGGTTTCAGCAACTGGAtgcttatatgaaattcccatTTTGTCCAATTCGGTTCTTATGACTTCACTAGTGTTAAATTCCTCATAGAGCAATTCTGGGTACTCATGAATCTTTCTTCTGATTCTAACCATCCAATCAAATACCTCAGGACTCTTAGCCAAATCTAGAAAATTTGAGATTGAGGATGATGAACGTTCATTATTATTTGAATGTGAGAATATGGGTGTTGTAACAAAGACATGAAAGATTATGATAAAAAGGAACAAGTTAAAGAAACCCATTAGTGTGTGAAAATAAAGAGAGAGTGCAATTGCAATAGATAGAAATGAGAGCAATTAGGAAGGCTTGAATCAATCAATGTATGTGATCCAAATTTATAATAGTAGTGCATCAGTGCTTGCATGAAATaacatacaataaaaaaaaaagacaaaaaggaGATAACACCACGTGTTAAGGTATTGCATTCAAGATTGAGTAATgctttttttatgtcttttacaaTGCGTTTAAAACATGTGTGTTTCTAagaccaataaaataaaataagaataagaataaaataaaataagttctggctatttttttgttttattgcacagaaaaataagaaaagagaaaaaatgttgtgttttttatgtttgtttcaccattttttttttgataaagaaAAATTCAGACAAATTGTCTTATTAAGAACACATATAATCGGTctattatatttctatatttatcttcttatataaatatatatttatatcttctaatgcttttatttatgtttgcacAACATATTTAATGCATGcgttaagaattttttttttttgaaaaaatatagattaaaacaagTAGTTACAAATATTTTTGGAAATGATTTCAATCATGCAAAAATTACTCATTAGACAATTAAGAGATAAGCCTCAATGTAGTCCTTGAAATTGCACTCGAGCCTCGTAGTAGTCCCTGAACTTAAAAGTTCTTCAGAGTCATCCCTGAACTTGCACTCCGGGACTCAAAGTGGTCCATCCAACAATTTCAGCACATGTGGCACAACCGGAAAGCTTAGCTGGCAGCGTTGGTAACACGTGTGACTCACAACGGCTAGCTGATGTGGCAGAGTAAACTCTTccgactcaatttggtccctcagGTGAAGTTAAAACCCTAATCCCTTTTTTTGAAGGCCACGTTGTTCACTCTGCTGTCTCCTCGTCAGTGCTGTGTTTTTTTGTTCTCCCTTTCTGAAGCCCGAAGGTTATGGCTAGCACGAGCAATGCAGCTGGGAGCTCAAACAACCCACGATTGTTTGGAAGCATCATGAGGAGAATGAACTGAAACAGAGAAGCTCgtttgccagaatggtgtgcctgCGAGTCGAGACCGGTGCTGTGGTGGTCAGGGACGGATTCTAATCCAGGGAGACCGTTCCTGGGTTGCCCGAACTACAATGTaagtattattgttgttgattgctGTATTTATGGATATAAATTTTGCTGATTGTATTTTCTTTGATGTGCAGACTGTGGGTAAGAAATGGTGTGGATTGTTTATGTGGGTTGATAAAATTTTGGAGGATGCCATGCCATGTGATGATAGAACAAGACATTTAGTTGATGATGAAGAATGGAAGATGAAGATggcttgaaaatttggtaaattaaaagCTGAAATTAGGGTTCTAAAAATGGGGGAAATTTTGATGTTTGTGTTCATGCTGCTGATTGTAATTGGTGTTCTTGTATTAAAGTTGGATAGACAGCAGGATCAACTATATCTAGCAAAAAACAAATGACACGCATGTTATATGTATTCCTTGTTCATGTACTTGTTCCTATCCTTTTGTTTgaaagaaatgaaaattaaagtgtTTGATGCATACTTTTGTTCCTGGACTTCTTTTCAATGAAATAGAAATGGACAGGATTTGAACTACTCTTAAGTCTGTAACAGAGGATAAGATATAAACAAAAGGCTGAGAAAACTCAGTTCAATAaagtcataattcataattcatattgGTAATGTTTGATTCAAAAAAGATATTATAGAGCCAAAACACCAAGTATATCAAAGTTGTTGACATATTgacttcataaaattcaaatactAAAATCTCCAACACTGGGACAATGTTTTAGGCATTGTAAACAACATCAGCAAAATAGATACAAAAAACAACCTGCTTTTCCTAAACATAATCATCCTAATCTTCATATTTTGTGTCTGGGTGCCTTGAATCTAGGGTTGGGCACAAACTTCATGAAATTTGTAAGCCTTGTAGCAGTTTCCTGTGTTGCACCTTGCATAGGGCCACTTGTTCAAATACTCCCAGGCTTCCTTATTAACCCTTTCAATCTTTTTGATGATATCAAGGAAGCCATCTTGGCTAGTACACCTTGCACAGTCCCAAAGTAGCCCTCTAAGCTGGAGATCCTTGTATTGCTTATTGAAGTTCTTCCACAGATGCCAAACACATAATCTTTGATGGACATCTGGAAAAACCTCCTTAACTGCATTTATAAGGCCCTATTTCAGATACCAGAGAAGGGGTCAGATAGTTGTTTTCGGGTAGCAAAACTGTCCCTACAGTTATATAAGTGACATCAAAATAGTCCCTAGACTTGTTCAAGTGACATCAAACTAGTCCCTAGACTTATGTAAGTGACATCAAACTAGTCCCTACACAACACTGTTACAGAACATTATGCAGAACAGGATAAATGAGTAACAATAGATTGACAGAACATTATGTAGCATATAATCAGTCCAGGATTAATTCTGCATATATAGACAGCAGCCCAGTGTATTAACATCATATAATCAGTCCAGGATTAATTCAGTATATATAATCAGCAATATGTGCCTTAAATCAAACTGGCAAATAAATCACAAGGACAGGCACCAAACTTCACTCTCCGTGTAGTTTCCCACAAAACCCAAGACCAagacccttttttttcttttgcaactgaggaaaatatatatatacaactacAACTTACTACCAACAAAAAAAGGCACACAGAAATAAAGAAAATCTACCAAATTTGGAGCTAAAGTAATCACTAACTAGAGAggttaaaaaacaataaaataatatacaaGATGAAACAAGAAAAATCATCTAGAAATAGTAATGGTAAATAGTAGTTAATGAAAGCTCATTAAATGGCATCTGTTATCTTCTTCATATCATAGCATTGATTCAGTCCTAATCTTCTTCTACCATTTTCATCATCACTCTCACTCTCTCCTTTTCATTACTTGACAGTTGACAACAAAAGCACCACTCCCTTGCTTTTCTACTTCTCCTTCTCCCTCTAATATTTCACTATGCTATATATCACTATATTCAAATTAACAATATAAGTTAAGTCTTCTATTATTttgtagttttctttttcaaaatttttattagaaaatgTTATTGTGGACCGGGGTATTGAATAGAGTGCCTAACTTTGTTAATTGTTAACTGTTATAATATTTCACCTTTATTTTGATCATGTTGCTAATGATTTGTGTCATGTGAACATAAGAAAGTGTGAaatcaagaacattattttggTGTAACTAAGGATAGCAGTTCTCTAGACACTAACTTCAATCTTGGTGGATCAAACCATTCAAATTTACATACCCTTTTCCACAACTAATCCACTAGTCCAaaccaaatttatcaaacaaTTTGACTATTCCAATAGCTAAGTTAACTTCGTTAGCAATTGCAAAATTTACTTTATATTACTCTAACTTATATATGCAAGAATCCTTTATGATCACACACTCAGTTTAACTAAACAGCATTACATATTACATTCAGTTTAACTAAACCAACCCAATACAAAGAAAGGCAATTAGGTAAATCAGTCAAATTCAGAATCCATTATCAGAGTTACAAAAAATTTCAACTCCCAAAAGATCTTTACTTCTACTATGATCATGCAAATTCTGTTTAACAAATTCATTGATTAGAGTCATTGTCCTGAAATACATTAACAGTTTGGAAACTCCTCCACTAAGAGCAGTAAACCCTAACACATAAAGAACATGTTTTCATatcatcaaaacacaagaaacactcCTATCTACAATTTTCTTGGCCAAACCACTACGAAAGCCAGTAGTGATCAAACCCTAGCATAGAGAACAGAACAGAGGCATTCATACCcaccaattataataaaaaaacggCCTGAACTTTTGTGAATATTAGattaacaacaatatcaaaaaacagaggaaccacatttttttttcatttttggcttACCTCTTTCAGAGAAACCAAGCTTCCCatgattattttttcatttttggcaAACGAGCTTCTCTGTTTCTGTTCATTCTCCTCATGATGCTTCCAAACGGTCGTGGATTGTTTGAGCTCCCAGCTGCATTACTCGTGCTAGCCATAACCTTCGGGTTTCAGAGAGGGAGAACAGAAGAATACAGCACCGACGAGGAGACATCAGAGTGAACAATGTGGCCTTCAAAAaaggggattagggttttaaCTTCACCTGAGGGTCCAAATTGAGTCGGAAGAGTTTACTCTGCCACATCAGCTAGTCGTTGTGAGTCCCACGTGTCACCAACGCTGCCAGCTAAGCTTTCCGGTTGCGCCACGTGTGCTGAAATTGCCGGAAGGACCACTTTGAGTCCCGGAGTGCAAGTTCGGGGATGACTCTGAGGAACTTTTaagttcagggactactatgaggttcgagtgcaacttcagggactaCATTGAGGCTTATCTCAACAATTAATCATCATACATGACCATAGCCCACAGATAATATCCATATTATATGTAGGCAAGGTCGTATTCTATGATAGCGTTTGGAAGAGAAATAGAGATTGAGAGATAGAAATTGAAACTCagagattaaaataaattttaatactatatttggtgtaaaatgaaaaatagatactgaaataagaataaaactctaatttaatttgcacaaagaataaaattggaattaattaaaatcaagatattttaagtacaaaatattattaaaatttcagtctccatcctaaaaaatttcaatttcttaTATCTCtactttttgaaaatattaaaatactaaaattttaaaaataaaagttaaaattttagtaccaatctctaAACCAATAAATATAATACTGAATTTCAATCTCTATTCAAGTACTACTTAAGATTGTCTAAGACCACCTCATTAATGACGAGGTTGTGTTAATGACTTATTCTCAAATCAAACAGTAGTTCTAATAATAagtacaatttattatttttaattaataattaatcaataatactTAAaagtattagttaaaaatattggATTAAATTATCgggttaaaaatattaaattactgACTAAAATTAgtgatcaaaaataaaaataaattaaaattgttaatcctttaaatttttctcttttaataattGAATAGAGTTCTCAATAttcaaaataaatgaagtatgcaACATCAAATAAGAACCTACAACTTGGAAACGAGAAAAAATTAAGAgttaacaattttaatttatattaattaatattatttttagttagtagtctaatatttttagtttaatcgcctaattatatatatatatttttagtttatatttttaaatattattgttgattatctgttgaataaaaataataaattatgataaaaatttacatacagttattttcatgtgaagttggTATTTAAAAATTGtcagataatttaataaatttaactaaattattatctaataatttttaactattaatttcatatgaagacaattctatgtaaattttcaaaataaattatatgGCTCTGtagaaaaatgctatttgtatatcaaaattagccactaaaattagccaccaatatatttttgtataaatacatatgtggtttaatttattttcaatatatatttatattccaatatatattttatactaataaataattttaatgactaattttagtatagaCATAGCATAACTCGATTCTATAGCATAACCCTTGCTAAAAAGGATgtaaaaaatgttagtatttgaTAACTGTATTATACAAGTCAATAATTCAAACACgtgtgtaaaaaaaattaaaaaagtttttacACGGCCAGCCCGACAAATTTGCAATTTTGCATGCGAGCATGTGCATGGAATAAATAGCttaaaaattgcaattaaattataAAGAAACCGATTGTGttaaaataacatttcaaaaaaagaaaaaaaaaagcatgagTTCTAGTGGCAAAATATCAAAGCCACGCGGAATGATCCCAACTTAACGGgagaatataaattaaattataatattttattcgaCAAAATCAAATATTATTTCTACCATTGAAAAAAATTCATCAAAGCACCTTCAGTATTGATATCAACTCATAAACAAAAGAAAGTCAAACATTCAAACCAGATGCATAGAGATCggcattttctttaatttatttatttttatcaataaggTACTGTTGTATATTTATTCATTGTTCCAATATATATTACAAATATATTGTTTCATCCATATAAAGAATTATAGGGAGGACAACATTATTCGAATCCGGATTTTCTAACGGATCTCATATGGATTGTGCTTGTGGCATATATCAAAGATTCACATATGGTTGATTCGGTCTTTGAtttgtaaaatttatttaaaattatgattGTTTAAGTAGCATTTGAGCAATGCATGCTACATGGTTTAGCTAGCAATAATTTATACtcgtatttataaaattaaaattttgtatataaaaaatatacgcTCTATATTTATCAGAATTTTGTACGTACGtatgaattaatataatttatgtctatatttttaaaatttatatatataaattaataaaatttatttgttaaaaataatttaatatttatattgatcaaataataacaaaaaatattaaaaatgactaATATTCAAAGAGTTTCCTGTAACATTTTTATGTCTTATTTGGACATATTCATATAAATGTGAATACATCGATAGCACTTAATATAACGTTCtcataatcattttttttttgttccacCACTGAATTTGGTTTGACAATTTTCGTGCCAACATATAAATAATAGAGGATAGAATAACTCATTTCCCATGCTTGCACTATTAGGTTTATTATTGCAAGATCGCGATATTTATACATATTGAGGACAGACTAATTATGATGaatttaatacatatatattttgcTTATTTTAAATCTTCACAAGATTTATTATTATGAATTTTATACGATCGTATAATCACAacgatttttttaaatgattattcatCCTATTaacgtaaaaaataattatttatattaatataatattatataattgaatatatatatataaaataatgtattaaaattaaattttattattattattttaaaaatattatttatatattaaaattaattattaaatcaattattatatatttatatgtaattatatatatttatatataattatatgtataatttaatttatttttaatatatattttatactattgaCCGATTTTGATATATACGGTATACCTAACATAATTGTTATTAGTTTAttagaaagaaaggaaaaatgtGAAACCATGGGAGTTTATTTTATGGCACTGATTCTCTTGGCCGGATATCTCAAGAATGCAGAAGTTTCAGTTAATGCCTTCTCTCTCTGGTGAGGCCCCTTTGATCAATTACTAGTTTACTACACTACattaattatgaaaaataatttgataGCATTTAAACGTGGGCTTGGAGcaaatccaaatccaaatccaaatcaATTAATAAGTCAACTGTCCGATATTCAGATTaagtagtttttataattattaatgaagtaattttaaattttaatagtttcGGACAGCATTGAAGCATTGCCTCCTCCGAAGTCCAAACCTATTTTCTCGGAGTTTTCAATTTGTCTAGTTGaatgtacataaaaaattagcatgcgaaaatatttaattatatcttcATAATAATGTGCCAATTAGAATTACAATAAACTAGTATATTAATTAGGcattattgatttaattttatatttattaaaaatatataaaaataataaaaataaaattgagtaaatAAGTACTAAATTTgtcactaaaaattattttttaaaaaaattagtccttaattttttttaaattaaatttatcttttaaaagttttaaattagtTACATTAATCATTAGGTCGCTTCTATTGCTGATGGCGTCACAATTTGGTAATGTGACAAACATCATATTAACCACAACTCCACAAGTCTACAATAAATATCTAACGGTTCCAattgactttttcttttttctcaaaGTTAGGGTGAAACTCAAATTTGAGACTTTTATATGAGAatggagagactatgtcatttgactGTTAACATGATAAGTTTACGAAATTAGATTAAATCAATCACAAATTGAGAAGACCTTGAGGcattaaaatcttttaatttggaattgatttgatataattttataaacttatcATGGTAGCAGCCAATTAAAATTACCAGGTGTATACTGTGGTATTACTTAACGTGTCTTATCAACAAATTCTAACATCATCAGCAAAGAAAGTGACAGAAGATGAAACTTCTAAACTCCAAAGAGATAAACATAAATCAGTTAACAAATTAAGTGAATGGTCAGGGAGAGAATGAGTGAACAAGAGCGAGAGAGAGAAACACGAGGGGTGAGAGAAAATATCGCAACAGAATGGATCGAAGTGAGAAAGAGAAACATCAGACACCAACAAGGTCCAGTTCAAGCAAGACAACATGAGAGGTATGGGATTAACGGAAATGAAGATAGAAATAGGAAAGCGTTGGAGAATTTCAGAAGATTGGAGGAAGGATCATTTACAGTATTTGTTGACAACTTGAAGGAGACCACAATAATCCACTGGTTATGGGACATTTTCAGTAGAGAAGGATACGTCGTGGATGTCTTCTTATCACAAAAAATCAGAACGAACACAAAATACAGATTTGCATTCGTCAAATATACATACCAGAACCATGCAGAAAGGGAGATTCAAAATATGGATGGTTGGATTGTTAATGGAAGCCAACTGTCAGTGAAGGAGGCGAAGTATAGAAGAAAAGGAATTGTGGAAGAAAGGAAAAATCGGTATCGAAATGGAGATGCCCAACAAGAAAAGGGAATACTTGGGTAAAAAAGACGGTGATTAATCCAAATTCAACCCATGGTAATAAGTCGTATAGAAATGGTTTGATGAATCTCTCAAAAGAACTAGAAGTAAAGGAGTTTGATGATATAAGGAACAACATGGAGCCTACGTTGGTAGGAAAAATGCAGGAAAAAATTGACAATCAGATGCTGGAGAAACTGAAAAGGTACATTATTGGGGAGTCCATAATACCTTTGAATGCAGATGAAATTATCCCTGGATTGTTCAAGGATTGGCATACTCTAGTTGAAGTAAAGAGCATGGGAAGTTTTAGGATGGTTCTCTACTTTGATTCGGTAGAGAATATGAAGGAGGCACTCAACTCTCCACTTTTACTGAGCTATTTCGGTGAAATAAGGAAATGGTCAACGAGTGAGACAAATAGATTGAGGAGAGCATATTTAGAAATAAGTGGAATGCCACTACATGCATGATGTGATGAAAATTTGTTAAGGATGGCTGCTGTTTGGGGAACTATCATTGGTCAGGAAAATAAGACAATGGTGGAGGATGATTATAGCTCCATGAAGGTCTATGTTGATACTAATTGGATAACCAAAATCTATGATGTTATTATAATGGATTCTGAGGGAATTAAGTTCATGCTGGGTGTGAAGGATACATGTAAGGCAGTGTctcaaagaaggaaagaaaaaattaAGTCTCAGATTGGAAATAAACATGTAATGGCAGCCAAGGTAACAGTGAAAAATGAAAAGGCAAGCAACATTCAAAATCAAAGAATGGTTAGTTGCGGAGAAGATGGCCACGTGGGATCAAGTGATGTGGGCCTAGGGAACGTAAATGAATGTCAGGTTATTAATTATGAATACTGTGTAATGGTTCATTGAGAAGTGGAGAGAAACCAGGAGAGAAATTACTATTTTGATATGTAGATAATTCAAGCTCAATGACAAAATGCTTTAAGAATGATAAGCATACTGAAGAGATCATCCAAAAAACATAAATGTGGCCTCATTTAAGCTCAAAGGAGTTGAGTAGTCCACctaaatagataaatagagaaaaattaATGGCCCAACTAGTAGAAAAGAATGAATCAAT includes:
- the LOC112712864 gene encoding IAA-amino acid hydrolase ILR1-like 5 isoform X2, whose translation is MGFFNLFLFIIIFHVFVTTPIFSHSNNNERSSSSISNFLDLAKSPEVFDWMVRIRRKIHEYPELLYEEFNTSEVIRTELDKMGISYKHPVAETGVIGYIGTRKPPFVAIRADIDGLPIQEMVEWEHKSKVDGKMHACAHDAHTAMLLGAAKILKHHEDQIKIH